In a single window of the Pyrococcus sp. NA2 genome:
- a CDS encoding biotin--[acetyl-CoA-carboxylase] ligase gives MLGLGTSIVGKQVIYLREVTSTNEYALLNNFPEGTVIVADRQIKGRGRLGRKWESPEGGLWMSVVLKPRVSANDLPKLVFLGALSVIDVLKEFAIEGRIKWPNDVLVNYRKISGILVEGRGDNFVLGIGLNVNNEVPEGATSIKAELGTEVSLTDIFKKLVLSLDELYSLFLKSPSRILELARENMILGVRVRVGNIEGIAEDVDDFGALIVRLDTGETRRVVHGDVSLRFLEHI, from the coding sequence ATGCTTGGACTTGGAACTTCCATCGTGGGAAAACAGGTCATCTATTTAAGGGAGGTAACTTCAACGAACGAGTACGCCCTTCTTAACAATTTCCCTGAGGGAACGGTTATAGTTGCCGATAGGCAAATTAAGGGGAGGGGAAGGCTTGGAAGGAAATGGGAATCACCTGAAGGAGGTCTGTGGATGAGCGTTGTTCTAAAGCCGAGGGTCTCAGCAAATGATTTGCCTAAACTCGTATTCCTTGGAGCACTCTCAGTTATCGATGTTTTGAAAGAGTTTGCGATTGAAGGCAGGATAAAGTGGCCCAATGATGTTCTCGTGAACTACAGGAAGATATCGGGAATACTTGTGGAGGGAAGGGGAGACAATTTCGTTCTTGGCATAGGTCTAAACGTTAACAATGAAGTTCCCGAAGGTGCAACATCGATCAAGGCCGAACTGGGGACGGAGGTCTCTCTTACGGACATCTTTAAGAAGCTCGTTCTGTCCCTCGACGAGCTATACTCCCTCTTTTTGAAGTCTCCATCAAGGATATTAGAGCTGGCGAGGGAGAACATGATACTTGGAGTTAGGGTTAGGGTCGGGAATATAGAGGGGATTGCTGAAGATGTTGATGACTTCGGGGCATTAATCGTCAGGCTTGACACTGGAGAAACTAGGAGGGTGGTGCACGGAGATGTTTCACTTAGGTTCCTCGAGCATATCTAA
- a CDS encoding 2-phosphoglycerate kinase: MIRVIEKEGKISLPFSRGILTRSITSVGIDVDLAYSIAVEVQEELIKRKKTLVTKDEIRNLTYQKLIEKGFKEEARRYLFWRRFRKMKVPLIILIGGPTGVGKSTIATELAFRLGIRSVIGTDSIREVMRKIITPELLPTIHTSTFLAWKELKGTTQGSPIIAGFESQVSAVAVGINAIIERAKREGLNAIIEGIHVVPGFVELEGEMTFMYMIVARSREELEARFYERTRYSKRSAEYYISHLDEILEIQDYLIKRAKEFNVPVIENVELEETVGKIMEDIMNRTLEIMRRKGLDMLEEPK; the protein is encoded by the coding sequence ATGATAAGGGTGATAGAGAAGGAAGGTAAGATATCCCTTCCATTCTCAAGAGGAATACTCACGAGATCGATAACCTCAGTTGGGATAGACGTTGATCTAGCTTACTCAATAGCCGTGGAGGTTCAAGAAGAGCTGATTAAGAGAAAGAAGACGCTGGTTACCAAGGACGAGATAAGGAATTTAACTTACCAGAAGCTGATTGAAAAAGGGTTCAAGGAGGAAGCAAGGAGATACCTATTTTGGAGAAGATTCAGGAAGATGAAAGTCCCCCTGATAATCTTGATAGGGGGCCCAACTGGAGTTGGAAAGTCAACGATAGCAACTGAATTAGCGTTCAGACTTGGAATAAGGAGCGTTATAGGGACAGACTCAATAAGAGAGGTAATGAGGAAGATAATAACGCCAGAGCTTCTTCCCACAATCCACACATCAACCTTCCTAGCATGGAAGGAGCTCAAGGGAACAACCCAAGGGTCACCAATAATAGCGGGATTCGAAAGCCAAGTCAGTGCAGTTGCAGTTGGGATAAACGCGATAATAGAGAGGGCGAAGAGAGAGGGACTAAACGCCATAATAGAGGGGATACACGTCGTCCCTGGATTTGTTGAGCTTGAAGGCGAGATGACCTTCATGTACATGATAGTTGCGAGGAGCAGGGAAGAACTGGAGGCAAGATTTTACGAGAGAACGAGGTACAGCAAGAGGTCAGCTGAGTACTACATCTCCCATCTCGACGAGATACTTGAGATCCAGGATTACCTTATTAAGAGGGCAAAGGAGTTCAATGTCCCAGTTATAGAGAATGTAGAGCTCGAAGAGACTGTTGGAAAGATAATGGAAGATATAATGAATAGAACATTGGAAATAATGAGGAGGAAAGGATTAGATATGCTCGAGGAACCTAAGTGA
- a CDS encoding 2,3-phosphoglycerate synthetase, translated as MRLALIDGEHYPDVNRWALKRLNVDIAVFVGGIEKIGSVRDVERALGIKLYHDSDPFKALERALTENDVEEVIDLSDEPVLTPEIRFRIASFLLRRGITYRGADFEFKPKEWMRIEIPSINIIGTGKRVGKTAIGSFVGRVLKEDYNVVIVTMGRGGPERPEIVRGDRMEITPEFLVKIAEEGRHAASDHFEDALMAGVATVGCRRCGGGLAGFTFLDVIEEGIKVAKSLNPELIIFEGSGASFANVLSEGFITVVSALQGERIKEYMYPLRISLADIVVVTMVNDVERGRKIEEMVREINPDADIHLTRFAPRLIGKVEGRAIVLTTSPESAVRISGELSEMGIEIVGYSGNLANRKKLREDIEGISYETMIVELKAGAVDVAIKEALKQGKNVVFLDNEPRNIDGKDLGKAVKDLARRITNDKGDREGR; from the coding sequence ATGAGGCTCGCACTCATAGATGGAGAACATTATCCAGATGTCAATAGGTGGGCCCTTAAAAGGCTTAACGTTGATATAGCGGTATTTGTAGGTGGAATTGAAAAGATAGGAAGCGTGAGAGACGTAGAAAGGGCCCTCGGGATTAAGCTCTACCACGATAGTGACCCGTTTAAAGCCCTTGAGAGGGCCCTGACAGAAAACGATGTTGAGGAGGTGATAGATTTAAGCGATGAACCAGTCCTAACTCCTGAAATCAGGTTCAGGATAGCATCCTTTTTGCTTAGGAGGGGAATAACGTATAGGGGGGCAGATTTTGAGTTCAAGCCAAAGGAGTGGATGAGGATAGAGATACCTTCAATAAACATAATAGGTACTGGGAAGAGAGTTGGAAAAACAGCCATCGGAAGCTTCGTTGGTAGAGTTCTAAAAGAAGATTACAATGTTGTGATAGTGACGATGGGGAGAGGAGGTCCAGAGAGGCCAGAGATAGTTAGAGGGGACAGAATGGAAATAACTCCAGAGTTCCTCGTCAAGATTGCTGAAGAAGGAAGGCATGCCGCTTCAGACCATTTTGAAGATGCCCTAATGGCAGGTGTTGCGACCGTTGGATGCAGGAGATGTGGGGGTGGGTTAGCTGGGTTTACATTCCTAGATGTGATAGAGGAAGGCATAAAGGTTGCAAAAAGCTTGAACCCAGAGCTGATAATATTTGAAGGTTCTGGAGCGAGCTTTGCAAACGTTCTATCCGAGGGATTCATAACCGTAGTCAGCGCCCTACAGGGAGAGAGGATCAAGGAGTACATGTACCCACTCAGGATAAGCCTAGCGGATATAGTCGTTGTCACCATGGTCAACGATGTTGAGAGGGGTAGGAAGATTGAGGAGATGGTAAGAGAGATAAATCCAGATGCCGACATTCACTTAACGAGGTTCGCTCCAAGGCTCATCGGGAAGGTAGAGGGTAGAGCCATAGTCCTTACAACCTCTCCCGAATCCGCCGTAAGAATATCTGGGGAGTTAAGTGAGATGGGAATTGAAATAGTTGGCTACAGTGGCAACTTAGCGAACAGAAAGAAACTCAGGGAGGATATAGAAGGAATAAGCTATGAGACGATGATAGTTGAACTTAAAGCTGGAGCGGTCGACGTGGCAATTAAGGAGGCTCTAAAGCAAGGAAAGAACGTTGTATTCCTGGACAACGAGCCGAGAAACATTGATGGTAAAGATCTTGGAAAAGCAGTCAAAGACTTGGCAAGGAGGATAACAAATGATAAGGGTGATAGAGAAGGAAGGTAA
- the wtpA gene encoding tungstate ABC transporter substrate-binding protein WtpA, with product MRWTGIILILLVLVSGCLGGGSKEEKLIIFHAGSLSVPFKELEEEFAKYAEEKLGVKVTFQDEASGSVKAVRKVTDLGKKADIVAVADYTLIPQLMVPNYTDFYVLFATNEIVIAFTEKSKYADEMLKNPDKWYEILARPDVSFGFSDPNQDPCGYRSVMVMKLADLYYGKPIFETLVEKTTNIYANGTHIYAPKEIVVKDKRVVIRPKETDLVGLVESGSLDYFFIYKSVAEQHNLTYITLPDEINLKDFNKADFYGRVSITLGSTGKTIKAKPIVYGVTVLRDAPNRELAMEFLKFLLSDKGREIFKKNYQDFLNPPVAFGNVPEEIKGLVEVKG from the coding sequence ATGAGGTGGACTGGCATAATCTTGATTCTCCTTGTTCTCGTCTCTGGATGCTTAGGTGGAGGAAGCAAGGAGGAGAAGCTCATAATCTTCCATGCAGGCTCTCTAAGTGTTCCTTTTAAGGAGCTTGAGGAGGAGTTCGCAAAGTACGCCGAGGAGAAACTTGGAGTGAAGGTCACATTTCAAGATGAGGCAAGCGGTAGTGTCAAGGCCGTTAGGAAGGTCACTGACCTTGGAAAGAAGGCGGACATAGTGGCGGTAGCTGACTACACTTTAATCCCTCAGCTAATGGTTCCGAACTATACGGATTTCTACGTTCTCTTCGCAACGAACGAGATAGTAATAGCCTTCACGGAGAAGAGTAAGTACGCTGATGAGATGCTCAAGAATCCAGATAAGTGGTATGAGATATTGGCCAGACCGGATGTCTCCTTCGGTTTCAGCGATCCAAATCAAGATCCCTGCGGCTATCGCTCCGTGATGGTCATGAAGTTGGCCGATCTATACTACGGTAAGCCCATATTTGAGACCCTCGTTGAGAAGACCACAAACATCTACGCCAACGGGACCCACATATACGCTCCCAAGGAGATAGTTGTGAAAGATAAGCGTGTCGTTATAAGGCCAAAGGAAACCGACTTAGTGGGTTTGGTCGAGAGCGGGAGCCTGGACTACTTCTTCATATACAAGAGCGTTGCGGAGCAGCATAACCTGACCTACATAACCCTTCCGGACGAGATAAACCTGAAGGATTTCAACAAGGCTGATTTCTACGGTAGGGTAAGCATAACCTTGGGCTCGACGGGCAAAACAATCAAGGCAAAGCCGATAGTCTATGGGGTTACCGTTCTCAGGGATGCTCCCAACAGGGAACTCGCCATGGAGTTTCTAAAGTTCCTCCTGAGCGATAAGGGAAGGGAGATATTTAAGAAGAACTATCAGGACTTCCTTAATCCTCCGGTGGCATTTGGAAATGTCCCTGAGGAGATAAAGGGTTTAGTAGAGGTTAAGGGCTAG
- a CDS encoding DUF72 domain-containing protein, translating into MIHVGTCGFCESREKYYRDFDTVEVQQTFYRILQERTLEKWRKEAPEGFIFSIKAFQGITHPPNSPTWRRSNVKPSKNVGLLRPTSDVLHYWRITLREAEILGARFILIQLPRSFKEGEESFTNAEKFFNSIDRKDFEIAVELRGWSEKGVKKFVREFDVIDVTDPLVRIPLHRGNVNYYRLHGRYEDGKIIYNHSYSDEEIKKIKERILGWNVEESFVYFNNTAMCNDARRLKLALNLY; encoded by the coding sequence ATGATACACGTAGGAACCTGTGGATTTTGCGAGTCCAGGGAAAAGTACTACAGGGACTTCGATACCGTTGAGGTGCAACAAACATTTTACAGAATACTTCAGGAGAGAACGTTGGAGAAGTGGAGAAAAGAAGCCCCTGAGGGCTTTATATTCTCAATAAAAGCCTTCCAGGGAATAACACATCCTCCAAACAGTCCCACATGGAGGAGGAGCAACGTTAAGCCATCAAAAAACGTTGGTTTGCTTAGACCAACAAGCGATGTGCTCCACTACTGGAGGATAACGCTGAGAGAAGCTGAGATCCTTGGAGCTAGATTCATACTCATACAGCTACCAAGAAGCTTTAAGGAAGGCGAAGAGAGCTTCACCAATGCCGAGAAGTTCTTCAACTCTATAGACAGGAAAGATTTTGAGATAGCCGTTGAGCTGAGGGGATGGAGCGAGAAGGGAGTCAAGAAGTTCGTTAGAGAATTCGACGTTATAGACGTTACAGACCCTCTCGTTAGGATTCCACTCCACAGAGGGAACGTGAATTACTATAGGCTTCACGGGAGATACGAGGACGGTAAGATAATATACAACCACAGCTACAGCGATGAAGAGATAAAGAAGATAAAGGAAAGGATTCTCGGATGGAACGTTGAGGAGAGCTTCGTTTACTTCAACAACACGGCAATGTGCAATGACGCGAGGAGGCTTAAGCTAGCCCTTAACCTCTACTAA
- a CDS encoding MFS transporter yields the protein MEGKRVVGISLLILSAFLGTIAFRLSTPAIAFYTRDVLKASMLSLSIVSVSFILARAFSSLFTGLILERGKRFLYLGALTMGGNALIVHLYPLTTNWIQVVGIKVLNGLLNGISWPTAQFAIASASPDSIRARVTTVYFFLASVASVLGNYIYAHMAELTLKAQMLVASLFYLLTAISMFLAYRLLYDHVTPRRKKGEAKIQLDPRKVLIITSLIAIVTAFSSGEITYVYVSETLSLSKGTTAKLLGWTGFIATALSYLTSWRADVGDVRRVISMISVLAASSPLLASIKSPATVFLGVFLALFSAQSFRPISRKVLVSYHRSSLAIGSVNAVQNISTFLGGLFFGIAYNLGEISLINLGLASFLPFSIILIALGRKIKS from the coding sequence ATGGAGGGGAAGAGGGTTGTAGGGATCTCACTCCTAATTCTCTCGGCCTTCCTGGGGACAATAGCCTTTAGATTATCAACACCCGCGATAGCCTTCTACACGAGAGACGTATTAAAAGCCTCCATGCTGTCTCTTTCAATAGTCTCCGTCTCCTTCATCTTGGCAAGGGCTTTCTCTTCCCTCTTCACAGGTCTCATCCTCGAAAGGGGGAAGAGATTTCTCTACCTAGGAGCCTTAACTATGGGTGGAAACGCGCTCATAGTTCACCTCTATCCTCTAACGACGAACTGGATTCAAGTTGTTGGGATTAAGGTGTTAAATGGCCTACTCAATGGGATAAGCTGGCCCACGGCCCAGTTTGCAATAGCGAGTGCGAGTCCAGATTCAATAAGGGCCAGGGTTACAACAGTATACTTTTTCTTGGCGAGCGTAGCTTCCGTTTTGGGAAATTACATCTATGCTCACATGGCTGAGCTGACTTTAAAAGCTCAAATGCTAGTCGCTTCCCTTTTCTATCTTCTAACTGCGATCTCGATGTTCCTAGCTTATAGGCTCTTATATGACCACGTGACTCCCAGGAGAAAGAAAGGTGAAGCTAAGATCCAGCTCGATCCAAGGAAGGTTCTCATAATCACCTCACTGATAGCAATAGTCACGGCGTTTTCCTCGGGAGAGATAACCTACGTTTACGTCTCTGAAACCTTAAGCCTAAGCAAGGGAACAACGGCAAAGCTACTAGGGTGGACAGGATTCATAGCAACGGCCCTCAGCTATTTAACTTCCTGGAGGGCGGACGTTGGAGATGTGAGAAGGGTAATTTCAATGATCTCAGTCCTGGCAGCATCATCTCCTCTCTTAGCTTCAATAAAAAGCCCAGCCACGGTTTTCCTGGGAGTGTTCCTGGCCCTGTTCTCGGCCCAAAGCTTCAGGCCAATATCAAGGAAAGTTCTAGTGAGCTATCATAGATCATCGTTAGCAATAGGTAGCGTGAATGCCGTTCAAAACATATCAACCTTCCTGGGAGGGCTGTTCTTTGGGATAGCTTACAACCTCGGAGAGATAAGCCTCATCAACCTTGGCTTGGCCAGCTTTCTTCCCTTCTCGATAATTTTAATTGCACTTGGGAGGAAGATTAAATCATGA
- the wtpB gene encoding tungstate ABC transporter permease WtpB, translating to MGRRDYTLYFFAMLGSFLIIYIALPIMVIFAKQALDFEMLTKTLHDPLVIKALANSLITATATAMISVIFGVPLGYVLARRDFRGKSLVQAIIDVPIVIPHSVVGIMLLVTFSNAILDSYKGIIAAMLFVSAPFAINAARDGFLAVDEKLEHVARTLGASRLRAFLSVSLPMALPSIASGAIMAWARSISEVGAILIVAYYPKTAQVLVMEYFNNYGLRASRPISVILMVISLVIFILLRWLIGKVRR from the coding sequence ATGGGGCGAAGGGATTACACGCTGTACTTCTTCGCGATGCTTGGAAGCTTTCTGATAATCTACATAGCCCTCCCAATAATGGTGATATTCGCGAAGCAGGCCTTGGACTTTGAAATGCTCACCAAAACCCTTCATGATCCACTCGTCATCAAGGCCTTAGCTAACTCCCTAATTACGGCCACCGCTACGGCAATGATTTCAGTAATCTTTGGAGTCCCGCTGGGTTACGTATTGGCAAGGAGGGATTTCAGGGGGAAAAGTCTAGTTCAGGCCATAATCGACGTTCCCATAGTAATTCCTCACTCGGTCGTTGGAATAATGCTCCTCGTGACTTTCTCGAATGCGATACTGGACAGCTACAAGGGAATAATCGCCGCAATGCTATTCGTTTCGGCACCTTTTGCTATAAACGCAGCTAGGGACGGATTCTTAGCCGTGGATGAGAAGCTTGAGCATGTTGCCAGAACTTTAGGGGCCTCAAGGTTAAGGGCCTTCCTCTCAGTTTCTCTACCAATGGCTCTTCCCTCTATAGCCAGTGGAGCGATAATGGCCTGGGCGAGAAGCATAAGTGAGGTTGGTGCAATCCTGATAGTTGCCTACTATCCAAAGACCGCCCAAGTTCTCGTGATGGAGTACTTCAACAACTACGGCCTTAGAGCATCGAGACCGATATCCGTAATATTAATGGTGATAAGCTTGGTGATATTCATACTGTTGAGATGGCTGATAGGGAAGGTGAGGAGATGA
- a CDS encoding ATP/GTP-binding protein, giving the protein MADREGEEMIRVITIEGFRGIKRLELSELGQVNVIVGKNNSGKSTVLEALALTLGRENFINVLSEVVIWRGWYGGQSIDDLFYMDGNSFRITTNEARLEALKKDSIVEFRFGDNSIKIDKLSFNARAPSMPFFLKGNFEFLTPLTFRRFGYVESLYSYAYERRVIRESINILNEAYPEVEGFSPLLKEGRWILYVETSHGVYPYYLMGEGFKCAIVIAFLSALLKNGVLLIDSAEAFHHPGSLRVIAKTLIKGVIENDLQVFLTTHSLELLDLILELGRGVEGRVIHMKSVNGEISAKSIDFEHANELRESIGLDLRGA; this is encoded by the coding sequence ATGGCTGATAGGGAAGGTGAGGAGATGATAAGGGTCATCACCATAGAGGGCTTCAGGGGGATTAAAAGGTTGGAACTCTCTGAGCTGGGTCAAGTGAACGTCATAGTTGGGAAAAATAACTCTGGAAAGTCAACGGTTCTCGAGGCCCTCGCGCTGACCCTTGGAAGGGAGAACTTCATCAACGTTCTAAGCGAAGTTGTTATCTGGAGGGGCTGGTATGGAGGCCAGTCGATAGATGACCTCTTCTACATGGATGGAAACTCATTCAGAATAACCACGAACGAGGCAAGGCTTGAGGCTCTTAAGAAGGATAGCATCGTTGAGTTCAGGTTTGGTGATAACTCAATTAAAATCGATAAGCTCAGTTTCAATGCACGAGCTCCTTCCATGCCTTTCTTCCTCAAAGGTAACTTCGAGTTCCTAACCCCCCTAACCTTCAGGAGATTCGGCTACGTTGAGAGCCTCTATTCCTATGCTTACGAGAGGAGGGTGATAAGGGAGAGCATTAACATACTGAACGAGGCCTATCCGGAGGTTGAAGGCTTCAGCCCCCTCCTCAAGGAGGGGAGATGGATCCTCTACGTGGAGACGAGTCATGGTGTGTATCCTTACTATCTCATGGGCGAGGGCTTCAAGTGTGCCATAGTCATAGCCTTCCTCTCGGCCCTGCTAAAGAACGGTGTTCTCCTAATAGACTCAGCTGAGGCCTTCCATCATCCGGGTTCCCTAAGGGTGATCGCGAAGACCTTAATCAAGGGAGTCATTGAGAACGATCTCCAAGTTTTCCTAACAACCCACAGCCTTGAGCTTCTCGACCTAATACTTGAGCTCGGGAGGGGAGTGGAGGGGAGGGTAATTCACATGAAGAGCGTTAATGGGGAGATAAGCGCGAAGAGCATAGACTTTGAACATGCCAATGAGCTCAGGGAGAGCATAGGCCTTGACCTGAGGGGAGCGTGA
- a CDS encoding DUF3226 domain-containing protein, with amino-acid sequence MRVKVLIVEGKTDEAFFKALLENLYGFKRNDALIAKIPIGRHRPRGEVAHPLVLAKDDLAIVVQRAEGKQRIPKIVKHLINSMNLGILELDGIFVVRDLDRESDVSNWIEGVRIYGMGKVSLGYENVEERRELELSIAYLAKLDGILDRYSRSISALREDKGEKLTPKDLMHLLSIAERYGGDCLSGLYEKYIGIMAHRNRELLLRFLSEIELLEFLEELVR; translated from the coding sequence ATGAGGGTAAAGGTTCTCATAGTTGAAGGTAAGACCGATGAGGCATTCTTCAAGGCTCTCCTGGAGAATTTATACGGTTTCAAGAGGAATGATGCGCTTATAGCTAAGATACCGATTGGGAGGCATAGACCGAGGGGCGAAGTTGCTCATCCCTTGGTTCTGGCAAAGGATGACTTGGCCATAGTTGTTCAGAGGGCTGAGGGGAAGCAGAGAATTCCAAAGATCGTTAAGCACCTCATAAATTCCATGAACCTTGGAATCCTTGAGCTCGATGGGATATTCGTTGTCAGGGATCTCGACAGGGAAAGCGACGTCTCCAACTGGATAGAAGGGGTTAGGATTTACGGGATGGGCAAGGTCTCTCTAGGCTATGAAAACGTTGAGGAGAGGAGGGAGCTTGAGCTGAGCATAGCTTATCTTGCAAAGCTCGATGGAATCCTGGATAGATACTCAAGGTCGATCTCTGCATTGAGGGAGGATAAGGGGGAGAAGCTGACTCCAAAGGATCTGATGCATCTCCTATCGATAGCCGAGAGGTACGGTGGCGACTGCCTCTCGGGCTTATACGAGAAGTACATAGGAATAATGGCTCACAGAAATAGGGAGCTCTTGCTCAGGTTCCTCTCGGAGATTGAACTGTTGGAGTTTCTTGAAGAGCTTGTGAGGTGA
- the wtpC gene encoding tungstate ABC transporter ATP-binding protein WtpC, with translation MLEVKSISKDYGDFKLRDISFDVKRREHFIILGPSGAGKTVLLEIIAGVIEPDSGKLLLDGRDITDLPPEKRNFAYIPQNYALFPHLSVFDNIAFGLKLRKLPREEIERKVREVSETLGISHLLHRKPGTLSGGEQQRVAIARALVIEPELLLMDEPFANLDVQLKAKLIGEMKRWRKEFGFTAIHVTHSFEEALSLGDRVGVMLKGRLVQVGKLREVFSNPRNEEVARFLGFENVLEGIGKGSYVEVNGLEISVVGDVRGRVRLGIRPEDIVISRKEVESSARNSFRGMIEGIEDLGPIVKVSVNVSGIRFRAIVTKSSAVDMDLEEGSEVWIVFKASSVRVF, from the coding sequence ATGCTTGAGGTCAAATCAATATCAAAGGATTACGGCGATTTTAAGTTGAGGGATATAAGCTTTGACGTTAAGAGGAGGGAACACTTCATAATTCTGGGCCCAAGCGGAGCTGGAAAGACGGTTCTTCTTGAGATAATAGCCGGTGTTATAGAGCCGGATTCGGGAAAGCTACTCCTTGATGGTAGGGATATAACTGATCTACCCCCTGAAAAAAGGAACTTTGCTTATATACCTCAGAACTATGCCCTCTTCCCTCACTTAAGTGTTTTTGACAACATAGCCTTTGGGCTAAAGCTGAGAAAGCTTCCCAGGGAAGAGATAGAGAGGAAGGTCAGGGAGGTATCCGAAACCCTTGGAATATCTCACCTCCTCCACAGGAAGCCTGGAACTTTGAGTGGTGGTGAACAGCAGAGAGTTGCAATAGCAAGGGCCCTTGTCATTGAGCCTGAGCTTTTACTAATGGACGAGCCCTTCGCGAACCTTGATGTTCAGCTTAAGGCAAAATTGATAGGCGAGATGAAGAGGTGGAGGAAAGAGTTCGGCTTTACCGCAATTCACGTCACCCATTCTTTTGAGGAGGCTCTGAGCTTAGGTGATAGGGTTGGAGTCATGCTTAAGGGAAGGCTCGTGCAGGTTGGTAAGCTGAGGGAGGTCTTCTCCAACCCGAGGAATGAGGAAGTTGCAAGGTTTCTGGGCTTTGAGAACGTCCTTGAGGGCATTGGTAAGGGAAGCTACGTTGAGGTCAACGGGTTGGAGATAAGTGTTGTTGGTGATGTTAGGGGCAGGGTGAGGCTCGGAATAAGACCTGAAGATATAGTAATATCGAGGAAAGAGGTTGAGAGTTCGGCTAGGAACTCCTTCAGGGGAATGATAGAGGGGATCGAGGATCTGGGCCCCATAGTCAAGGTGAGCGTTAACGTCTCTGGGATTAGGTTTAGGGCTATAGTGACGAAATCCTCGGCCGTTGATATGGATCTTGAGGAGGGGAGTGAGGTCTGGATAGTTTTTAAGGCCAGCTCCGTTAGAGTGTTTTAG
- a CDS encoding biotin transporter BioY, translating to MRAKEISLVGLFVALTSIGAQITVSIGPVPLTLQVLFVILAGLILGPKLGFLSIALYDFLGALGLPVFAGFSGGIAHILGPTGGYIMAFPLAAMIAGIGKGKKRYLTSILGLALIYLLGWAWLSRFIGFKKAFMAGVAPFIVPDLIKIVIAVKIVERTQAVGVSASRA from the coding sequence ATGAGGGCCAAGGAGATATCTCTAGTTGGCCTATTCGTTGCATTGACATCAATAGGTGCCCAGATCACCGTGAGCATAGGGCCAGTCCCGTTGACCCTTCAAGTTCTCTTCGTGATATTGGCCGGTCTCATCCTAGGACCAAAGCTTGGATTCCTGAGCATAGCCCTTTACGATTTCCTGGGAGCCCTTGGCCTTCCAGTATTTGCGGGTTTCTCAGGAGGGATTGCCCATATCCTCGGGCCGACGGGAGGCTACATAATGGCCTTTCCATTGGCCGCGATGATAGCGGGCATTGGAAAGGGGAAGAAGAGGTACTTGACTTCAATACTTGGACTTGCCCTCATATATCTCCTGGGCTGGGCTTGGCTTTCAAGATTCATAGGGTTTAAGAAGGCATTTATGGCCGGCGTTGCCCCCTTCATAGTTCCAGACTTGATAAAAATTGTGATAGCGGTGAAGATCGTTGAAAGGACTCAGGCCGTGGGCGTTTCAGCATCAAGAGCTTAG
- a CDS encoding HTH domain-containing protein has translation MRCIRPEVKRRIVEVLKSGERVSGETLAKLLGISRVSVWKHVKTLISLGYEIEAGGSGYRLIKVPDEPFPWELGVNYLYCPKVKSTMDVAWRYFGIYDGVIAREQTRGRGKTSSWLSLPGGLYLSTCITGVTSISSILESVSRELARTLSKEYMLEIEAKEGKLFLEGKKVGGLLIEVRGNDRAVLGIGINVRNPIPEGSARLEGASLREVAGIVIRVLQRYIQRERA, from the coding sequence ATGCGGTGCATAAGACCTGAGGTTAAGAGGAGGATTGTTGAGGTTTTAAAGAGCGGGGAGAGGGTTTCCGGAGAAACCCTTGCAAAGCTACTTGGAATTTCAAGGGTGAGCGTTTGGAAGCATGTGAAAACTCTAATATCCCTCGGTTATGAGATCGAAGCCGGTGGCTCTGGATATAGGCTCATCAAGGTTCCAGATGAACCTTTTCCCTGGGAGCTTGGGGTCAATTACCTTTACTGCCCTAAGGTTAAATCTACGATGGACGTTGCATGGAGGTACTTTGGCATCTACGATGGAGTCATTGCTCGAGAACAGACGAGAGGAAGAGGGAAGACGTCATCTTGGCTCTCCCTCCCTGGAGGCCTTTACCTCTCCACGTGCATAACCGGAGTAACATCGATATCATCCATACTCGAGAGCGTTTCCAGGGAGTTGGCTAGAACCCTCTCAAAGGAGTACATGCTTGAGATTGAGGCCAAAGAGGGAAAGCTGTTTCTTGAAGGTAAAAAGGTTGGAGGTTTGCTAATCGAAGTTAGGGGGAATGATAGGGCCGTTCTTGGGATAGGAATAAACGTTAGGAACCCAATCCCGGAAGGTTCTGCCAGGCTCGAAGGGGCAAGTCTGAGGGAGGTTGCTGGCATAGTTATCAGAGTTCTCCAACGATACATTCAACGGGAACGTGCTTAA